A window from Fusobacterium sp. FSA-380-WT-3A encodes these proteins:
- a CDS encoding DUF6475 domain-containing protein codes for MQEKIFRQGIYLIELITGKYFSEEQAKVYKTLLDDISEDKFIQGINNMLRERVFSNLPMPAEIRDYCLGLKEEDIAVKIALAKKNIQKALGQVGTYNDVVFDDPVIHLCIQAFGGWIALGKKPIKEYEEWLKWDFPKLYKSFSSRKNQDIPLVLEGKGDKDFKTLEYMGDKNRCLKWCEEYKAKKQLENKSVKELNLKFKMDV; via the coding sequence ATGCAAGAAAAAATATTTAGGCAGGGAATATATCTGATTGAACTTATTACAGGAAAATATTTTTCAGAGGAGCAGGCAAAGGTTTATAAAACTCTTTTGGATGATATAAGTGAGGATAAATTTATACAGGGGATAAATAATATGCTTAGAGAAAGGGTATTTTCTAATTTGCCTATGCCAGCAGAGATTCGTGATTATTGTTTGGGATTGAAAGAGGAGGATATAGCTGTAAAAATTGCTTTGGCAAAGAAAAATATTCAAAAGGCTTTGGGGCAAGTTGGAACATACAATGATGTAGTTTTTGATGACCCTGTAATTCATCTGTGTATTCAAGCTTTTGGAGGTTGGATAGCTCTAGGAAAAAAGCCTATTAAAGAGTATGAAGAGTGGCTTAAATGGGATTTTCCAAAACTTTATAAAAGTTTTTCCTCTCGTAAAAATCAAGATATACCTTTGGTTTTAGAGGGAAAAGGGGATAAGGATTTTAAAACTCTTGAATATATGGGAGATAAAAATAGATGCTTAAAGTGGTGTGAAGAATACAAAGCTAAAAAACAATTGGAAAATAAATCTGTAAAAGAGTTAAACTTAAAATTTAAAATGGATGTATAG
- a CDS encoding O-antigen ligase, whose translation MQQFKQEITLEKVTEYILYLYLICLCFSKGVINGAGGLFVFTSGALIYKLPNRKEFFKKYKYELVFTGIFMLGAFLEMLSVDGVGKSYKFFYKNFYFLMIPGLLYFFEKEEIRKRAFYLIIFSLFIGIIESFRQFKVIYGMKYQSWIRVESFFDIGRWGSTLQMVLLLILPSLRKKIFLIPIFILGLISLILNNSRGPWISFFSCVIIYLGYLLFYKKQIKLVLGMGALLIGLLIGAYNLKPQFFEKFTSRIETIGETEENYSNLGRLFMWKENILFMKDSIKDNKKAFYFGIGVENEDTFGEYVSNKESYKKANRYLKRAISFTDAHNMYIHTFVRKGIIYGVLFWGYMIYYCLRKLKERLWLEDEFILGSLLSTLSFFICGIFYSNIFTFDTFIFFTIFLFGVNYKYQLFEYKEQNKKKILY comes from the coding sequence ATGCAGCAATTTAAACAAGAAATCACATTAGAAAAAGTGACAGAGTATATACTATATTTATATTTAATATGCCTTTGTTTTTCAAAAGGGGTAATTAATGGAGCTGGGGGATTATTTGTATTTACATCAGGAGCATTAATTTATAAATTACCAAATAGAAAAGAGTTTTTTAAGAAATATAAATATGAATTGGTATTTACAGGAATATTTATGTTAGGAGCTTTTTTAGAGATGTTGTCAGTAGATGGAGTAGGGAAATCTTATAAGTTTTTTTATAAAAACTTTTATTTTCTTATGATACCTGGACTACTATATTTCTTTGAAAAAGAGGAAATAAGAAAAAGAGCTTTCTATTTAATAATTTTTAGTTTATTTATAGGAATAATAGAAAGTTTTAGACAATTTAAAGTGATATATGGAATGAAATATCAATCTTGGATAAGAGTAGAAAGTTTTTTTGATATTGGAAGATGGGGTTCTACATTACAAATGGTATTACTTTTAATATTGCCATCACTACGAAAAAAAATATTTTTAATTCCGATATTTATTCTTGGATTAATTAGCCTTATACTTAATAATTCAAGAGGACCATGGATATCATTTTTTTCTTGTGTAATTATATATTTAGGATATTTATTATTCTATAAAAAACAAATTAAATTAGTATTAGGAATGGGTGCTTTATTAATAGGATTATTAATAGGAGCTTATAATTTAAAACCACAGTTCTTTGAAAAATTTACTTCTAGAATAGAAACTATTGGAGAAACAGAAGAAAATTATTCTAATTTAGGTAGATTATTCATGTGGAAAGAAAATATATTATTTATGAAAGATAGTATAAAAGATAATAAAAAAGCTTTTTATTTTGGAATTGGAGTAGAAAATGAAGATACTTTTGGAGAGTATGTATCAAATAAAGAGAGTTATAAAAAAGCAAATAGATATTTAAAAAGAGCAATTTCTTTTACAGATGCTCATAATATGTATATTCATACATTTGTAAGAAAAGGTATAATATATGGAGTATTATTCTGGGGATATATGATATACTATTGTTTAAGAAAATTAAAAGAAAGATTATGGTTAGAAGATGAATTTATATTAGGAAGTCTTTTAAGTACATTATCATTCTTTATTTGTGGAATTTTCTATAGTAATATTTTTACATTTGATACCTTTATATTCTTTACAATTTTCCTATTTGGTGTAAATTATAAATATCAATTATTTGAGTATAAAGAGCAAAATAAGAAAAAGATTTTATATTGA
- a CDS encoding DegT/DnrJ/EryC1/StrS aminotransferase family protein: MNKQILVTRSSMPDFEEYCNEIKELWDTHFLTNMGVKHKELESSLLRYLKTPNINLFTNGHLALECIIAAFNFPRGGEVITTPFTFASTTHAISRNGLVPVFCDINQDDFTIDVTKIEKLITDKTCAIIPVHVYGNLCNVGEIEKIAKKYNLKVIYDAAHTFGVEKNGIGVANFGDASMFSFHATKVFHTIEGGAITYKDESLKKKLNDLKNFGITGPETVEYIGGNAKMNEFQAAMGICNLRHIDEEINKRKKVVERYRERLSNVEGIKLSVIQEGVKSNYAYFPVIFDNYKYTRDEIFKKLENENIIARKYFYPLINDFECYRDNYSSKDTPVAKYMADRVLTLPLYADLELEIVDKICDIILI, translated from the coding sequence ATGAATAAACAAATTTTAGTTACTCGTTCTTCAATGCCAGATTTTGAAGAATATTGTAATGAGATAAAGGAATTATGGGATACACATTTTTTAACTAATATGGGAGTGAAGCATAAAGAATTAGAATCTTCTTTATTAAGGTATCTAAAAACACCTAATATAAATTTATTTACAAATGGACATTTAGCATTAGAATGTATAATAGCAGCTTTTAATTTTCCTAGAGGTGGAGAAGTAATTACAACTCCATTTACTTTTGCTTCTACAACTCATGCTATATCAAGAAATGGATTAGTACCAGTATTTTGTGATATTAATCAAGATGATTTTACTATTGATGTAACTAAAATAGAAAAATTAATAACAGATAAAACATGTGCTATAATACCAGTTCATGTTTATGGAAATCTTTGTAATGTAGGAGAAATAGAAAAAATAGCTAAAAAATATAATTTAAAAGTTATATATGATGCAGCTCATACTTTTGGAGTTGAAAAAAATGGAATAGGAGTTGCTAATTTTGGAGATGCTTCAATGTTTAGTTTCCATGCTACAAAAGTATTTCATACAATAGAAGGTGGAGCAATTACTTATAAAGATGAATCATTAAAGAAAAAATTAAATGATTTAAAGAATTTTGGTATTACAGGACCAGAAACAGTAGAATATATTGGTGGAAATGCTAAAATGAATGAATTTCAAGCTGCAATGGGAATATGTAATCTTCGTCACATAGATGAGGAAATAAATAAAAGAAAAAAAGTTGTAGAGAGATATAGAGAAAGATTATCAAATGTAGAAGGAATAAAACTTTCCGTTATTCAAGAAGGAGTAAAATCTAACTATGCTTATTTTCCAGTAATTTTTGATAATTATAAATATACAAGAGATGAAATATTTAAAAAATTAGAAAATGAAAATATAATAGCAAGAAAATATTTTTATCCATTGATTAATGATTTTGAATGTTATAGAGATAACTATTCATCAAAAGATACTCCAGTAGCTAAATATATGGCAGATAGAGTATTAACCTTACCATTATATGCAGATTTAGAATTAGAAATAGTAGATAAAATTTGCGATATTATATTAATATAA
- a CDS encoding glycosyltransferase: protein MDKEGILYSISNLGIGDSIKENFNSEFNKEFKKVIFLKNEFNKKDKNILYKFLRSLNKRLKSRILDERIKKIEERIIKREISKIKEIKYFFNISNLKFREKFFEILKENNPNIKTILFLWDKTEYMDNTNQIKNYDYIFSYDRIDALNNNFIFRPTFYIDECLENLNNKKEYDLFYIGVLRDRKRYDYLEKLNKYLHKENLNLFLKLYADKNIKNILSNNYDRNLIMTKRISYLENIELLKNSKVVLDIKYKKQHGLTLRCYEALATGTKIITDNEDIKNYDFYNENNIKIIKDINDIEKIPIEFFKTPIIEIDKKIIERYSIKGFIDEIFQKIGEKNEI, encoded by the coding sequence ATGGATAAAGAAGGAATATTATATTCAATATCAAATTTAGGAATAGGAGATTCTATTAAAGAGAATTTTAATTCTGAATTTAATAAAGAATTTAAGAAGGTTATCTTTTTAAAAAATGAATTTAATAAAAAAGATAAAAATATATTATATAAGTTTTTAAGAAGCTTAAATAAAAGGTTGAAAAGTAGAATATTAGATGAAAGAATAAAAAAAATAGAAGAGAGAATAATAAAAAGAGAAATTTCTAAAATAAAAGAAATTAAATATTTTTTTAATATTTCAAATTTAAAATTTAGAGAAAAATTTTTTGAAATATTAAAAGAAAATAATCCAAATATAAAAACAATATTATTTTTATGGGATAAAACAGAATATATGGATAATACAAATCAAATAAAAAATTATGATTATATTTTTTCTTATGACAGAATAGATGCTCTAAATAATAATTTTATATTTAGACCAACTTTTTATATTGATGAATGTTTAGAGAATCTTAATAATAAAAAAGAGTATGATTTATTTTATATAGGAGTATTAAGAGATAGAAAAAGATATGATTATTTAGAAAAATTAAATAAATATTTACATAAAGAAAATTTAAATTTATTTTTGAAGTTATATGCTGATAAAAATATAAAAAACATTTTATCTAACAATTATGATAGAAATTTAATTATGACTAAGAGGATTTCTTATTTAGAAAATATAGAATTATTAAAAAATTCAAAAGTAGTTTTAGATATAAAATATAAGAAACAACATGGGTTAACTTTAAGATGTTATGAAGCTTTAGCAACTGGTACCAAAATAATTACAGATAATGAAGATATAAAGAATTATGACTTTTATAATGAAAATAATATAAAAATTATAAAAGATATAAATGATATAGAAAAGATTCCAATAGAATTTTTTAAAACTCCCATAATAGAAATAGATAAAAAAATAATAGAAAGATATTCTATAAAAGGATTTATAGATGAAATTTTTCAAAAAATAGGAGAAAAAAATGAAATATAA
- a CDS encoding acyltransferase: MGFYPREELEKIGFKSLGENVLISDKTSIYSPEKISIGNNVRIDDFCILSGDIKIGNYVHIAAYCGFFGGGGIEIEDFAGISSRGIIYSVSDDYSGEVLTNPMIPEKYKKLKYGKVIIKKHSIVGSGTIILPGVILEEGTAIGANSLVLKSTEEWGIYAGSPIKKIKNRKKDLLILEQKFLDEKEERKL, encoded by the coding sequence ATGGGGTTTTATCCAAGAGAAGAGTTAGAAAAAATAGGTTTTAAGTCTTTAGGAGAAAATGTATTAATAAGTGATAAAACAAGTATTTATTCACCTGAAAAAATTTCAATAGGAAATAATGTTAGGATAGATGATTTTTGTATTTTAAGTGGTGATATTAAAATAGGTAATTATGTACATATAGCAGCTTATTGTGGATTTTTTGGTGGTGGTGGAATAGAAATAGAAGATTTTGCAGGAATTTCATCCAGAGGAATAATTTATAGTGTATCTGATGATTATTCAGGAGAAGTTTTAACAAATCCTATGATACCTGAAAAATATAAAAAACTAAAATATGGAAAAGTTATAATAAAAAAGCATTCTATAGTAGGAAGTGGTACTATAATATTGCCTGGAGTAATTTTAGAAGAAGGAACAGCAATTGGGGCAAATAGTTTAGTTTTAAAATCTACAGAAGAATGGGGAATTTATGCAGGTTCACCTATAAAAAAAATAAAAAATAGAAAAAAAGATTTATTGATTTTAGAACAAAAATTTTTAGATGAAAAAGAGGAAAGGAAATTATGA
- a CDS encoding glycosyltransferase family 8 protein: protein MKNIIPIFHCFDNNYVIPAAVAFYSLLENSNKEYYYELIVAHNNITEENQEKLKKNIEKFENGKIKFIKIDDFNLEWEKMGIKGHYSKEVLYKLRIPSILKEYDKVIVADVNVLYLSDISKDFIEYISDEENYLAGICGVEKISYIKKDYEKDFSKEEIEKLVIGGGYFFANLKKMREDNIEEKFRKSLIENSSRIRQAEQDILNLVCFPKIKKLPLRNMVCTYIYDLYDRNNIISEVNYNKKEIEEAYDLPVQLHYATSTKPWNNLKCTKSEIWFSYLSKTNFLKEFLWQLEEKIHPTYGGGVVKKLFKIFLPITSKRKIIITIEKFKKR from the coding sequence ATGAAAAATATTATACCAATATTCCATTGTTTTGATAATAATTATGTAATTCCAGCAGCAGTAGCTTTTTATTCTTTATTAGAAAATTCAAATAAAGAATATTATTATGAATTAATAGTTGCTCATAATAATATTACAGAAGAAAATCAAGAAAAATTAAAAAAGAATATAGAAAAATTTGAAAATGGTAAAATAAAATTTATAAAAATAGATGATTTTAATCTAGAATGGGAAAAAATGGGAATAAAAGGACATTATTCTAAAGAGGTACTTTATAAGTTAAGAATACCGAGTATTTTAAAGGAATATGATAAGGTAATAGTAGCAGATGTTAATGTTTTATATTTATCAGATATATCAAAAGATTTTATAGAATATATTTCTGATGAAGAAAACTATTTAGCAGGAATTTGTGGAGTAGAAAAAATAAGCTATATAAAAAAAGATTATGAGAAAGATTTTTCAAAAGAAGAAATAGAAAAATTAGTTATAGGTGGGGGATATTTTTTTGCTAATTTAAAGAAGATGAGAGAAGATAATATTGAGGAAAAATTTAGAAAAAGTTTGATAGAAAATTCGTCTAGAATAAGACAAGCAGAACAAGATATATTAAATTTAGTATGTTTTCCTAAAATAAAAAAATTACCTTTAAGAAATATGGTTTGTACTTATATTTATGATTTATATGATAGAAATAATATTATTTCAGAAGTGAATTACAATAAAAAGGAGATAGAAGAAGCATATGATTTACCAGTACAACTACATTATGCTACTTCAACTAAGCCTTGGAATAATTTAAAATGTACGAAGTCAGAAATATGGTTTTCGTATCTTTCAAAAACAAATTTTTTGAAAGAATTCTTATGGCAACTAGAGGAAAAAATTCATCCAACATATGGTGGGGGAGTAGTTAAAAAACTTTTTAAAATATTTTTGCCTATTACATCAAAAAGAAAAATTATAATAACAATTGAAAAATTTAAAAAGAGGTAA
- a CDS encoding glycosyltransferase, with translation MKISVIISVYNKLEQLKNILLALNNQIKLPYEVIIADDGSSEILEEKIGDIIPELKFNLKHVYQEDTGFRLAASRNNGINFSEGDYILFIDQDILFDEYFLQDIEKNIKKGEVIKINALFLDKERSEKITNKIKENKYFDYSYIKEELKENDYKHIQELNKKDFRRNFWYNLKLKKRGAKIVGLGIGCFKEDVLKINGFDERYEGWGCEDDDLGNRFYALGLKVGVFNFNNLVVHIWHPSSTNKSGNDEYYRERKKIILGKKEYICEYGCKNRIKKEEIKEKIIK, from the coding sequence ATGAAAATATCAGTTATAATTTCTGTTTATAATAAATTAGAACAATTAAAAAATATTTTATTAGCATTAAATAATCAAATAAAATTACCATATGAAGTCATAATAGCTGATGATGGTTCTTCAGAAATTTTAGAAGAAAAAATAGGAGATATTATACCAGAGTTAAAATTTAATTTAAAACATGTTTATCAAGAAGATACAGGATTTAGATTAGCTGCTTCAAGAAATAATGGAATCAATTTTTCGGAAGGAGATTATATATTATTTATAGACCAAGATATTCTTTTTGATGAATATTTTTTACAGGATATTGAAAAAAATATAAAAAAAGGTGAAGTAATAAAAATAAATGCTTTATTCTTAGATAAAGAAAGAAGTGAAAAAATAACAAATAAAATAAAAGAAAATAAATATTTTGATTATAGTTATATAAAAGAAGAATTAAAGGAAAATGATTATAAACATATTCAAGAGTTAAATAAAAAAGATTTTAGAAGAAATTTTTGGTATAATTTAAAATTGAAAAAAAGAGGAGCTAAAATAGTAGGGCTTGGAATAGGATGTTTTAAAGAAGATGTTTTAAAAATCAATGGCTTCGATGAGAGATATGAAGGTTGGGGTTGTGAAGATGATGATTTAGGAAATAGGTTTTATGCTCTAGGATTAAAGGTAGGAGTATTTAATTTTAATAATTTAGTTGTTCATATTTGGCATCCTTCTAGTACAAATAAAAGTGGTAATGATGAATACTATAGAGAAAGAAAAAAAATAATTCTTGGAAAAAAAGAATATATTTGTGAATATGGATGTAAAAATAGAATAAAAAAAGAAGAGATAAAAGAAAAAATTATAAAATGA
- a CDS encoding glycosyltransferase codes for MIKISLIIPIYKKKDFIEAVLESINYQTYKDFEVIVAEDDNTLKDFIDSLRGRLNYKLIHVQQEDLGYRRNTALNNGVKASTGDLIVVIDQDCMLHPRFLEQYAKNYSKGDMFTGRRFNLGKKYTEKVLEKRIRKFNLIKLLFTDSPIKKFPDAIYFPWVDLKRNTRCLGSNFGIKREMLLKLNGFNEDYIGYGLEDVDIEKRVIMAGGKLFTMKNKAIQYHLYHPEPQGSTERYSLNAKILEETLKNKVYICKNGLEKL; via the coding sequence ATGATAAAAATTAGTTTAATAATACCTATATATAAGAAAAAAGATTTTATAGAAGCAGTATTGGAAAGTATAAATTATCAAACTTACAAAGATTTTGAAGTAATAGTAGCAGAAGATGATAATACTTTAAAGGATTTTATTGATAGTTTAAGAGGAAGATTAAATTATAAATTAATTCATGTACAACAAGAAGATTTAGGTTATAGAAGAAATACCGCTTTAAATAATGGAGTTAAAGCTTCGACAGGAGACTTAATTGTAGTTATAGACCAAGATTGTATGCTTCATCCTAGATTTTTAGAACAATATGCTAAAAATTATTCTAAAGGGGATATGTTTACAGGAAGAAGATTTAATCTAGGAAAAAAATATACAGAAAAGGTATTAGAAAAAAGAATTAGAAAATTTAATTTAATAAAACTTCTATTTACAGATTCTCCAATAAAAAAATTTCCTGATGCAATTTATTTTCCATGGGTTGATTTAAAAAGAAATACTAGATGTTTAGGAAGTAATTTTGGAATAAAAAGAGAAATGTTACTAAAATTAAATGGATTTAATGAAGATTATATAGGATATGGATTAGAAGATGTAGATATTGAAAAAAGAGTTATAATGGCAGGTGGAAAATTATTTACTATGAAAAATAAAGCTATCCAATATCATCTTTATCATCCAGAACCTCAAGGAAGTACAGAGAGATATAGTTTGAATGCTAAAATTTTGGAAGAAACTCTAAAAAATAAAGTTTATATTTGTAAAAATGGATTAGAAAAATTATAA
- a CDS encoding exopolysaccharide biosynthesis polyprenyl glycosylphosphotransferase: MKHFLNVKVRTIYFIVLLLVYSGLFEIFNITENIISGLVFLIIFLMYYLFDISNFNSYKVNSKKVILSVIINGLGFIFMLLVKRDKKLIFVFLLYTVIQILSKYLLSFLSRKTSRVLILGYDAPTEKIINILKENKNKYNYIGYIHENIETLDNYLGKVEDIESIVKEKGINEIIFTSRKQVKNYADIVMNLKLKGTKVIDYLSFLEEEEGKVDVDKIDSLWVLMGGGFTSFNDSMQRRIKRAFDIIVSVILLIVSFPFMLITFILVKTDGGPALFKQKRIGMNGHEFEIIKFRSMKVHDPNKFSKYASENDDRITKIGHFIRKTRLDELPQLINVFKGEMSFVGPRPEWNELGHEYEKKIKNYNLRYVVRPGITGWAQTMYFYSSTLEEVKEKLEYDLYYIKHQDIILDIIILFKTVKIVIFGKGR; encoded by the coding sequence ATGAAGCATTTTCTAAATGTAAAGGTCAGAACAATATACTTTATTGTTTTATTATTAGTATATTCAGGACTGTTTGAAATTTTTAATATTACTGAAAATATAATTTCAGGATTAGTATTTTTAATTATATTTTTAATGTATTATTTATTTGATATTTCTAATTTTAATTCCTATAAAGTAAATAGTAAAAAAGTAATCCTTTCTGTAATAATAAATGGATTAGGATTTATTTTTATGTTGTTAGTAAAGAGAGATAAAAAACTTATCTTTGTTTTTCTTTTGTATACAGTAATCCAAATTTTAAGCAAATATTTACTTTCGTTTTTAAGTAGAAAAACTAGTAGAGTGTTAATTCTTGGTTATGATGCACCAACAGAAAAAATAATAAATATTTTAAAAGAAAATAAAAATAAATATAACTATATTGGATATATTCATGAAAATATAGAAACTTTAGATAATTATTTAGGAAAAGTAGAAGATATAGAAAGTATAGTTAAGGAAAAAGGAATAAATGAAATAATTTTTACAAGTAGAAAACAAGTAAAAAATTATGCTGATATAGTTATGAATCTTAAATTGAAAGGAACAAAAGTCATAGATTATCTTTCTTTCCTTGAAGAAGAAGAGGGGAAAGTTGATGTAGATAAAATTGATAGCCTTTGGGTATTAATGGGTGGAGGATTTACATCTTTTAATGATAGTATGCAAAGAAGAATAAAGAGGGCTTTTGATATTATTGTTTCTGTAATTTTATTGATAGTTTCTTTTCCTTTTATGTTAATAACTTTTATTTTAGTAAAAACAGATGGGGGACCTGCTCTTTTCAAACAGAAAAGAATAGGGATGAATGGACATGAATTTGAAATTATTAAATTTAGAAGTATGAAAGTGCATGACCCAAATAAATTTTCTAAATATGCTAGTGAAAATGATGATAGAATAACAAAAATAGGACATTTTATAAGAAAAACTAGATTAGATGAATTACCACAACTTATAAATGTTTTTAAAGGTGAGATGTCCTTTGTAGGACCAAGACCAGAATGGAATGAATTAGGTCATGAATATGAGAAAAAAATAAAAAATTATAATCTAAGATATGTAGTAAGACCTGGAATAACAGGTTGGGCTCAAACAATGTATTTTTATAGCTCTACATTAGAAGAAGTAAAAGAAAAATTAGAGTATGATTTATATTATATAAAACATCAAGATATAATTCTTGATATAATTATATTATTTAAAACTGTAAAAATTGTAATTTTTGGAAAGGGAAGATAA
- a CDS encoding DEAD/DEAH box helicase, whose amino-acid sequence MKNNRVKKIKKINNNDLQVALKEAWQTIYLLFPVISTTFASLSSMYGSVNDKVIGYLVIDEAGQASPQQAIGGIWRSKHIICVGDPLQIKPVVNLDRNLIECIKNINLGKDIENKYFGENTSVQRLADLANRYGTVENGNWIGIPLWVHRRCKEPMFSIANEIAYNNKMVLAIKETGKSKWFDCGGKVEGKQYVKEQADILLDEIIKRWEQKDTNLYIITPFVEITIKLKELLTNVLPNKLENVDKKKIEKWIKNSIGTVHTFQGKEANTVYFICGGDENTQGALNWSCSEPNILNVAVTRAKKEFYIIGNYNLLSQKKYYETIANNIEKEILDKRKEIL is encoded by the coding sequence ATTAAAAATAATAGAGTTAAAAAAATAAAAAAAATAAATAATAATGATTTACAAGTAGCCTTAAAGGAAGCTTGGCAAACAATTTATTTATTATTTCCTGTAATTAGTACAACTTTTGCGAGTTTATCTAGTATGTATGGAAGTGTAAATGATAAAGTAATTGGATATTTAGTAATTGATGAAGCTGGACAAGCATCTCCTCAACAAGCAATTGGTGGAATTTGGAGAAGTAAACATATTATTTGTGTAGGTGATCCTTTACAAATAAAACCAGTAGTAAATTTAGATAGAAACTTAATAGAATGTATAAAAAACATAAACTTAGGAAAAGATATAGAGAATAAATATTTTGGGGAAAATACTTCAGTCCAAAGATTAGCTGATTTAGCTAATAGGTATGGAACTGTTGAAAATGGAAATTGGATAGGTATACCTCTTTGGGTTCATAGAAGATGTAAAGAGCCAATGTTTTCGATAGCTAATGAAATTGCTTATAATAATAAAATGGTACTAGCAATTAAAGAAACAGGTAAAAGCAAATGGTTTGATTGTGGTGGAAAGGTTGAAGGAAAACAATATGTGAAAGAACAGGCTGATATATTATTAGATGAAATTATTAAAAGATGGGAACAAAAAGACACAAATTTATATATAATAACACCATTTGTTGAAATAACAATAAAATTAAAAGAATTATTAACAAATGTATTACCTAATAAACTGGAGAATGTAGATAAAAAGAAAATAGAAAAATGGATAAAAAATTCAATAGGAACAGTTCATACTTTCCAAGGAAAAGAAGCTAATACAGTATATTTTATTTGTGGTGGAGATGAAAATACACAAGGAGCACTAAATTGGTCTTGTTCTGAACCTAATATTTTAAATGTTGCAGTAACAAGAGCTAAAAAAGAATTTTATATTATAGGAAATTATAATTTATTGAGTCAAAAAAAATATTATGAAACCATAGCTAATAATATTGAAAAGGAAATATTAGATAAAAGAAAGGAAATATTATGA
- a CDS encoding helix-turn-helix domain-containing protein, with amino-acid sequence MKEKKFEFGDRLKELRKPSKNGEKKITMEELCEIFSKEYGLTVNKAMISRWENGSVVPDNKHLIAYANYFNIDLNYLLGLSNIKRKITDFHIDSNPKKDRRFAELFSILGDMEDEKFKVIEDIVKKLCNLDMEVLEAYNKILKR; translated from the coding sequence ATGAAAGAGAAAAAATTTGAATTTGGAGATAGATTAAAAGAGCTTAGAAAACCTAGTAAAAATGGAGAGAAAAAAATAACAATGGAAGAACTTTGTGAGATTTTTTCAAAAGAATATGGACTTACTGTAAATAAAGCTATGATATCAAGATGGGAAAATGGAAGTGTTGTCCCTGATAATAAGCATTTAATTGCCTATGCTAATTATTTTAATATTGACTTAAATTATCTTTTGGGACTTAGTAATATCAAAAGAAAAATAACAGATTTTCATATTGATTCTAATCCTAAAAAAGATAGAAGATTTGCTGAACTTTTCTCTATATTGGGAGATATGGAAGATGAAAAATTTAAAGTAATAGAAGATATTGTAAAAAAACTTTGTAATTTAGATATGGAAGTATTAGAAGCTTATAATAAAATTTTAAAAAGGTAA